From the genome of Apodemus sylvaticus chromosome 3, mApoSyl1.1, whole genome shotgun sequence, one region includes:
- the LOC127679912 gene encoding keratin, type I cytoskeletal 18 gives MSFTTRSTTFSTNYRSLGSVRTPSQRVRPASSAASVYAGAGGSGSRISVSRSVWGGSVGSAGLAGMGGIQTEKETMQDLNDRLASYLDKVKSLETENRRLESKIREHLEKKGPQGVRDWGHYFKTIEDLRAQIFANSVDNARIVLQIDNARLAADDFRVKYETELAMRQSVESDIHGLRKVVDDTNITRLQLETEIEALKEELLFMKKNHEEEVQGLEAQIARSGLTVEVDAPKSQDLSKIMADIRAQYEELAQKNREELDKYWSQQIEESTTVVTTKSAEIRDAESTLTELRRTLQTLEIDLDSMKNQNINLENSLGDVEARYKAQMEQLNAVLLHLESELAQTRAEGQRQTQEYEALLNIKVKLEAEIATYRRLLEDGEDFSLNDALDSSNSMQTVQKTTTRKIVDGKVVSETNDTRVLRH, from the coding sequence ATGAGCTTCACCACCCGCTCCACCACCTTCTCCACCAACTACCGGTCCCTGGGTTCTGTGCGGACTCCCAGCCAGCGGGTCCGGCCTGCCAGCAGCGCAGCCAGCGTCTATGCAGGTGCTGGGGGCTCTGGGTCCCGGATATCCGTGTCCCGCTCCGTCTGGGGTGGTTCTGTGGGGTCCGCAGGCCTGGCGGGAATGGGTGGAATCCAGACCGAGAAGGAGACCATGCAAGACCTGAACGACCGCCTGGCCAGCTACCTAGACAAGGTGAAGAGCCTGGAGACTGAGAACAGGAGACTGGAGAGCAAAATCCGGGAACATCTGGAGAAGAAGGGGCCCCAGGGCGTCAGAGACTGGGGCCATTACTTCAAGACCATCGAAGACCTGAGGGCTCAGATCTTTGCGAATTCTGTGGACAATGCCCGCATCGTCCTGCAGATCGACAATGCCCGTCTTGCCGCTGATGATTTCAGAGTCAAGTATGAGACAGAACTGGCCATGCGCCAGTCTGTGGAGAGTGACATCCATGGACTCCGCAAGGTGGTGGATGACACCAATATCACAAGGCTGCAGCTAGAGACAGAAATCGAAGCGCTCAAGGAGGAACTGCTGTTCATGAAGAAGAATCATGAGGAGGAAGTCCAAGGTCTGGAAGCCCAGATTGCCAGATCTGGGTTGACTGTGGAAGTGGATGCTCCCAAATCTCAGGACCTCAGCAAGATCATGGCGGACATCCGTGCCCAGTATGAAGAGCTGGCTCAGAAGAACCGCGAGGAACTAGACAAGTACTGGTCTCAGCAGATTGAGGAGAGTACCACAGTGGTCACCACCAAGTCTGCCGAAATCAGGGACGCTGAGAGCACACTCACGGAGCTGAGACGCACCCTCCAGACCTTGGAGATTGACCTGGACTCCATGAAAAACCAGAACATCAACTTGGAGAACAGCCTTGGGGACGTGGAGGCCCGATACAAGGCACAGATGGAGCAGCTCAATGCAGTCCTTCTGCACCTGGAGTCAGAGCTGGCACAAACTCGGGCAGAGGGGCAGCGCCAGACCCAGGAATATGAAGCTCTGTTGAACATCAAGGTCAAACTTGAGGCGGAGATAGCCACCTACCGCCGCTTGCTGGAGGATGGAGAAGATTTCAGTCTCAACGATGCCCTGGACTCCAGCAACTCCATGCAAACTGTGCAGAAGACAACTACTCGTAAGATCGTGGATGGCAAAGTGGTGTCCGAGACCAATGACACCAGAGTTCTGAGGCACTGA